The Trichoplusia ni isolate ovarian cell line Hi5 chromosome 17, tn1, whole genome shotgun sequence genome includes a region encoding these proteins:
- the LOC113502301 gene encoding fatty acyl-CoA reductase 2-like, translated as MWYPNFAFTESRFINTFWEITCHFLPAFMYDMLLRAQGRKAIMMKLARRFKMAAATGEYFANHEWQFGISELTALHSDANIASDSGAFPHWPADFDWDSYIGAYMFGIRRYILKDTADSLPVARTKLRRLYWVHKLFQAATGYYLFRLVAGRLR; from the exons ATGTGGTACCCGAATTTCGCGTTCACTGAATCCCGATTCATCAACACGTTCTGGGAGATCACGTGCCACTTCCTGCCAGCCTTCATGTACGACATGCTGCTGCGGGCTCAGGGACGGAAAGCTAT AATGATGAAACTGGCACGCCGTTTCAAAATGGCCGCCGCAACTGGAGAATACTTTGCCAATCACGAATGGCAGTTTGGCATATCGGAGCTGACGGCTTTACACAGTGATGCCAATATTGCCAGTGACTCTGGCGCCTTTCCTCATTGGCCAGCTGACTTCGATTGGGACTCGTATATCGGAGCTTATATGTTTGGCATCAGGCGTTATATATTAAAGGACACAGCTGATTCCCTGCCAGTAGCCAGGACTAAATTACGAAG ATTATATTGGGTGCATAAATTATTCCAAGCGGCAACaggatattatttattcagactCGTTGCCGGTCGTCTACGGTAA
- the LOC113502302 gene encoding putative fatty acyl-CoA reductase CG5065, producing the protein MADTTSSDLDALPDRIAETFTGMKVLVTGGTGFMGKVLVEKLLRKCPDIGQILLLVRSKKGKNPKQRLEEIFSGALFEKLRGLRGGIEPLLEKVTIVSGDVSEADLAMSEEDRQMIINDVHIIIHAAATIRFDEELKKAVLLNVRGTKLMVELGKACKNLKVFIHISTSYCHLHEKLLEEKAYPPPADPHQIIQAVEWMDEGTIATLTPKLLNKLPNSYAFTKALGEALVVEAMEHMPAMVLRPSIVIPIWQEPVPGWTDNINGPTGLLIGAGKGVIRSMYCKSNSYADYLPVDVFINGIMIVAWNYIKNGDTKSNIINFTSSAEIKVTWSEMIDAGREIIMNRVPLNGVVWYPGGSMKHSRLYHNICVFFFHWIPAFIIDTLLFCLGYKPVLVRVQKRITKGFEVFEYYTNNQWDFKSDIAQTVRQTLNPRERRDYKVDAVGLDISKYFEDCIRAARVFILKEYDDTLPAARRHMKVMYWVDVIVRCLFWGLILYWLSGFMSTSTTVLADSNESPTVIAMDA; encoded by the exons CGCTCCCCGACCGCATCGCGGAAACCTTCACCGGTATGAAGGTCCTCGTGACCGGAGGAACTGGCTTCATGGGGAAAGTGCTGGTGGAGAAACTCCTCAG AAAGTGTCCAGACATCGGCCAAATTCTACTTCTAGTCAGATCGAAGAAGGGGAAGAACCCAAAACAGAGGCTGGAAGAGATCTTCAGTGGAGCG CTCTTCGAGAAACTCCGCGGCTTACGTGGCGGGATCGAGCCTCTCCTGGAGAAGGTCACCATCGTGTCCGGTGATGTCTCCGAGGCCGACCTCGCGATGTCTGAGGAGGACAGACAGATGATCATCAACGATGTGCACATCATCATACATGCGGCTGCTACTATCAG GTTCGACGAAGAGCTGAAAAAGGCTGTTCTGCTGAACGTGAGAGGCACCAAACTGATGGTGGAGCTGGGCAAGGCTTGCAAGAACTTGAAG GTATTCATCCACATCTCGACTTCCTACTGCCACCTTCACGAGAAGCTTTTAGAAGAGAAGGCCTATCCTCCACCTGCAGACCCTCACCAGATCATCCAGGCTGTGGAGTGGATGGACGAGGGAACCATCGCCACGCTGACTCCGAA ATTACTGAACAAGCTCCCCAACTCCTACGCTTTCACGAAGGCACTTGGTGAAGCCTTGGTGGTGGAGGCCATGGAACACATGCCCGCTATGGTACTGCGACCCTCGATTG TGATCCCTATCTGGCAGGAGCCTGTTCCTGGATGGACAGACAACATCAACGGACCCACAGGACTGTTAATTG GTGCCGGCAAAGGTGTCATCAGATCCATGTACTGCAAGAGCAACAGCTACGCTGATTACTTGCCCGTGGATGTCTTCATCAATGGAATCATGATCGTCGCTTGGAATTATATCAAGAATGG TGACACCAAGTCCAACATCATCAACTTCACATCATCAGCAGAGATCAAAGTCACGTGGTCTGAGATGATCGACGCCGGCAGAGAGATCATCATGAACAGAGTCCCTCTTAACGGCGTTGTTTG GTACCCTGGCGGTTCGATGAAGCACTCGCGACTGTACCACAACATCTGTGTATTCTTCTTCCACTGGATCCCCGCCTTCATTATCGACACTCTTCTCTTCTGCCTAGGATATAAGCCTGT GCTAGTCCGCGTCCAAAAGCGTATCACTAAAGGTTTCGAAGTATTTGAGTACTACACCAACAACCAATGGGACTTCAAGTCTGACATCGCTCAGACAGTCAGACAGACTCTCAACCCAAGAGAGAGAAGAGACTATAAGGTCGATGCAGTTG GCCTGGACATCTCCAAATACTTCGAGGACTGCATCAGAGCGGCTCGAGTGTTCATTCTCAAGGAGTACGATGACACGTTACCGGCTGCACGGAGACATATGAAAGT tATGTACTGGGTAGACGTGATCGTCCGCTGTCTCTTCTGGGGGCTCATCTTATACTGGTTGAGCGGCTTCATGTCTACATCCACAACCGTTCTCGCGGATTCCAATGAATCTCCAACCGTCATTGCTATGGATGCCTAG